Proteins found in one Mustela lutreola isolate mMusLut2 chromosome 10, mMusLut2.pri, whole genome shotgun sequence genomic segment:
- the MIB2 gene encoding E3 ubiquitin-protein ligase MIB2 isoform X4, whose translation MAAGGASPEVPLVLPRLVCPAAGRGPGPGAAPPTMDPDPQAGVQVGMRVVRGADWKWGQQDGGEGGVGTVVELGRHGSPSTPDRTVVVQWDHGTRTNYRAGYQGAHDLLLYDNAQIGVRHPNIICDCCKKHGLRGMRWKCRVCFDYDLCTQCYMHDRHDLAHAFERYETAHSRPVTLSPRQGLPRIPLRGIFQGAKVVRGPDWEWGSQDGGAGKPGRVVDIRGWDVETGRSVASVTWADGTTNVYRVGHKGKVDLKCVGEAAGGFYYKEHLPRLGKPAELRRRVSADGQPFQHGDKVKCLLDTDILREMQEGHGGWNPRMAEHNAFWVGDAVRVIDDLDTVKRLQAGHGEWTDDMAPALGRVGKVVKVFRDGNLRVVVGGQPWTFSPSCLVAYRPEEDANLDVAERARENKSSLSVALDKLRAQKSDPEHPGRLVVEVALGSMAGALDLLRRRPEQASSRRPPAPLRPGPGLDQGLTRGLSRQVDTKNQGRTALQVAAYLGQVELVRLLLQARAAADLPDDEGNTALHYAALGNQPEAARLLLSSGCGANALNGTRSTALHVAVQRGFLEVVRVLCERGCDVNLPDAHANTPLHCAISAGAGASGIVEVLTEVPGIDVTATNSQGFTLLHHASLKGHTLAVRRLLARARQLVDAQKDDGFTALHLATLNNHREVAQILIREGRCDVNVRNRKLQSPLHLAVQQAHAGLVPLLVDAGCSVNAEDEEGDTALHVALQRHQLLPLVADGAGGDPGPLQLLSRLQASGLPGSEELTAGAAIACFLALEGADLSYANHRGRSPLDLAAEGRVLKALQGCAQRFRERHAGGSGGAAAGPRLVLGPPNTVTNLHVAAPSEPEAAECLVCSELALLVLFSPCQHRTVCEECARRMKKCIRCQVAIGKKLRPATSASCSSAATARAHPAAPRSAPAPSAASPSATASRSSCSPPAPRPGRARRLPEPRPPVAFASPRAVFYKKILGLFRLVPAWGGLGAGGGVLSAPGSRPAPSLPPPRAGLRGAPLRPALRALRLGPCPARPALSSADASRAPRRPRPGSPSPVPGPRRRPPPRLPARGRGRMEPGDVVSAMSPGVRPACGLPPTRCCVARTAPFSSPAGCEVVSDPVLSRPVGSLLSRELGKGFRAAGGGGHR comes from the exons ATGGCAGCTGGAGGGGCCTCTCCAGAGGTGCCACTTGTGCTTCCCAGACTAGTGTGCCCCGCTGCTGGCCGTGGGCCAG GTCCCGGAGCGGCTCCACCCACCATGGACCCAGACCCCCAGGCAGGCGTACAGGTGGGCATGCGTGTGGTGCGCGGCGCAGACTGGAAGTGGGGCCAGCAGGATGGCGGTGAGGGCGGCGTGGGCACAGTGGTGGAGCTTGGCCGCCATGGCAGCCCCTCGACCCCTGACCGCACGGTAGTCGTGCAGTGGGACCACGGCACCCGCACCAACTACCGCGCAGGCTACCAGGGCGCGCACGACTTGCTGCTCTACGACAACGCGCAGATCG GCGTCCGCCACCCCAACATCATCTGCGACTGCTGTAAGAAGCACGGGCTGCGGGGCATGCGCTGGAAGTGCCGCGTCTGCTTCGACTACGACCTGTGCACGCAGTGCTACATGCACGACAGGCACGACCTGGCCCACGCCTTCGAGCGCTACGAGACGGCCCACTCCCGCCC ggtcaccctgagtccccgccagGGCCTCCCAAGGATCCCGTTGAGGGGCATCTTCCAAGGCGCGAAGGTGGTACGGGGCCCGGACTGGGAGTGGGGCTCGCAGGACG gaggggcagggaagccAGGCCGAGTGGTGGACATCCGTGGCTGGGATGTGGAGACAGGCCGGAGCGTGGCCAGTGTGACGTGGGCCGATGGCACCACCAATGTGTACCGTGTGGGCCACAAGGGCAAGGTGGACCTCAAGTGTGTGGGCGAGGCGGCTGGCGGCTTCTACTACAAGGAGCATCTCCCAAGGCTCG GCAAGCCGGCGGAGCTGCGGCGCAGGGTGAGTGCCGACGGCCAGCCTTTCCAGCACGGGGAcaaggttaagtgtctgctggaCACAGACATCCTGAGGGAGATGCAGGAAGGCCACGGCGGGTGGAACCCCCGGATGGCGGAG cacaACGCCTTCTGGGTGGGCGATGCGGTGCGGGTCATTGATGACCTTGACACCGTGAAGCGGCTGCAGGCCGGCCACGGCGAGTGGACAGATGACATGGCTCCT gCCCTGGGCCGCGTCGGGAAGGTGGTGAAGGTTTTCAGGGACGGGAACCTGCGCGTGGTGGTTGGCGGTCAGCCGTGGACCTTCAGCCCCTCTTGCCTGGTGGCCTACCGGCCCGAGGAGGACGCCAACCTGGATGTGGCCGAGCGTGCCAGGGAGAACAAAA GCTCCCTGAGCGTCGCCCTGGACAAGCTGCGAGCCCAGAAGAGTGATCCTGAGCACCCGGGGAGACTGGTGGTGGAGGTGGCCCTGGGCAGTATGGCCGGGGCCCTGGACCTGCTGAGGCGGCGCCCTGAGCAGGCAAGCTCCcgacgcccccccgcccccctgcggCCAGGCCCGGGGTTAGACCAGGGACTGACCCGGGGGCTCTCCCGGCAGGTGGACACCAAGAACCAGGGAAGGACGGCCCTGCAGGTGGCCGCCTACCTGGGCCAGGTGGAGCTGGTGCGGCTGCTGCTGCAGGCCCGGGCGGCCGCGGACCTGCCAGACGACGAGGGTAACACGGCGCTGCACTACGCCGCCCTGGG GAACCAGCCCGAGGCTGCCCGCCTGCTCCTGAGCTCCGGCTGCGGGGCCAATGCCCTGAATGGCACCCGGAGCACAGCCCTCCACGTGGCCGTGCAGAGGGGCTTCCTGGAGGTTGTGCGGGTCCTCTGTGAGCGCGGCTGTGACGTCAACCTGCCC GATGCCCACGCCAACACGCCTCTGCACTGTGCCATCTCGGCGGGTGCTGGCGCCAGCGGCATCGTGGAGGTCCTCACCGAGGTGCCGGGCATCGACGTCACCGCCACGAACAGCCAGGGCTTCACCCTGCTGCACCATGCGTCCCTCAAGGGCCACACGCT CGCTGTCCGGAGGCTTCTCGCTCGCGCACGCCAGCTGGTGGATGCCCAGAAGGACGACGGCTTCACGGCCTTGCACTTGGCCACCCTTAACAACCACCGGGAGGTGGCCCAGATTCTCATCCGCGAG gGCCGCTGTGACGTGAACGTCCGCAACCGGAAGCTCCAGTCCCCGCTGCACCTGGCCGTGCAGCAGGCCCACGCGGGGCTGGTGCCGCTGCTGGTGGACGCGGGCTGCAGCGTCAATGCCGAGGACGAGGAGGGGGACACGGCCTTGCACGTGGCGCTGCAGCGTCATCAGCTGCTGCCTCTGGTGGCCGATGGGGCTGGGGGGGACCCAGGGCCCTTACAGCTGCTGTCCAGG CTACAGGCCTCGGGCCTCCCGGGCAGCGAGGAGCTGACGGCGGGCGCGGCGATCGCCTGCTTCCTGGCGCTGGAGGGCGCCGACCTGAGCTACGCCAACCACCGCGGCCGGAGCCCGCTGGACCTGGCCGCCGAGGGCCGCGTGCTCAAGGCCCTGCAGGGCTGCGCGCAGCGCTTCCG GGAGCGGCACGCGGGCGGCAGCGGGGGCGCGGCCGCGGGCCCGAGGCTGGTGCTGGGCCCCCCCAACACCGTGACGAACCTGCACGTGGCCGCGCCGTCGGAGCCCGAGGCCGCCGAGTGCCTGGTGTGCTCGGAGCTGGCGCTGCTGGTGCTGTTCTCGCCGTGCCAGCACCGCACGGTGTGCGAGG AGTGCGCGCGCAGGATGAAGAAGTGCATCAGGTGCCAGGTGGCCATCGGCAAGAAGCTGCGCCCAG CCACATCCGCCTCGTGTTCCAGTGCGGCCACGGCGCGTGCGCACCCTGCGGCGCCGCGCTCAGCGCCTGCCCCATCTGCCGCCAGCCCATCCGCGACCGCATCCAGATCTTCGTGtagcccccccgccccgcgccccggccGCGCCCGCCGCCTTCCGGAGCCACGTCCCCCCGTCGCCTTCGCAAGCCCCCGCGCCGTGTTTTATAAAAAGATTCTCGGACTTTTCCGCTTGGTGCCTGCCTGGGGCGGactcggggcggggggcggggtgttGTCCGCCCCGGGGTCCCGCCCCGCCCCGTCGCTGCCCCCGCCCCGGGCTGGCCTGCGCGGCGCCCCCCTCCGCCCTGCGCTCCGGGCTCTGCGCCTTGGCCCGTGCCCCGCGCGTCCTGCCCTTTCTAGCGCTGACGCTTCCAGAGCCCCGCGCAGACCCCGTCCCGGGAGCCCGAGTCCTGTCCCCGGGCCGAGACGCAGGCCGCCTCCCAGGCTCCCGGCCCGGGGCCGCGGAAGGATGGAGCCTGGGGACGTGGTGTCCGCCATGAGTCCCGGTGTCCGCCCCGCTTGTGGGCTTCCCCCGACCCGCTGCTGCGTCGCCCGCACTGCCCCTTTCTCTTCCCCGGCGGGCTGTGAGGTGGTCTCTGACCCCGTTCTCTCCCGGCCAGTggggtccctgctaagcagggagttggggaaggggtttcgggcggcggggggtggggggcaccggTAG
- the MIB2 gene encoding E3 ubiquitin-protein ligase MIB2 isoform X2 gives MAAGGASPEVPLVLPRLVCPAAGRGPGPGAAPPTMDPDPQAGVQVGMRVVRGADWKWGQQDGGEGGVGTVVELGRHGSPSTPDRTVVVQWDHGTRTNYRAGYQGAHDLLLYDNAQIGVRHPNIICDCCKKHGLRGMRWKCRVCFDYDLCTQCYMHDRHDLAHAFERYETAHSRPVTLSPRQGLPRIPLRGIFQGAKVVRGPDWEWGSQDGGAGKPGRVVDIRGWDVETGRSVASVTWADGTTNVYRVGHKGKVDLKCVGEAAGGFYYKEHLPRLGKPAELRRRVSADGQPFQHGDKVKCLLDTDILREMQEGHGGWNPRMAETGTVHRITDRGDVRVQFGRETRWTFHPGALTKHNAFWVGDAVRVIDDLDTVKRLQAGHGEWTDDMAPALGRVGKVVKVFRDGNLRVVVGGQPWTFSPSCLVAYRPEEDANLDVAERARENKSSLSVALDKLRAQKSDPEHPGRLVVEVALGSMAGALDLLRRRPEQASSRRPPAPLRPGPGLDQGLTRGLSRQVDTKNQGRTALQVAAYLGQVELVRLLLQARAAADLPDDEGNTALHYAALGNQPEAARLLLSSGCGANALNGTRSTALHVAVQRGFLEVVRVLCERGCDVNLPDAHANTPLHCAISAGAGASGIVEVLTEVPGIDVTATNSQGFTLLHHASLKGHTLAVRRLLARARQLVDAQKDDGFTALHLATLNNHREVAQILIREGRCDVNVRNRKLQSPLHLAVQQAHAGLVPLLVDAGCSVNAEDEEGDTALHVALQRHQLLPLVADGAGGDPGPLQLLSRLQASGLPGSEELTAGAAIACFLALEGADLSYANHRGRSPLDLAAEGRVLKALQGCAQRFRERHAGGSGGAAAGPRLVLGPPNTVTNLHVAAPSEPEAAECLVCSELALLVLFSPCQHRTVCEECARRMKKCIRCQVAIGKKLRPATSASCSSAATARAHPAAPRSAPAPSAASPSATASRSSCSPPAPRPGRARRLPEPRPPVAFASPRAVFYKKILGLFRLVPAWGGLGAGGGVLSAPGSRPAPSLPPPRAGLRGAPLRPALRALRLGPCPARPALSSADASRAPRRPRPGSPSPVPGPRRRPPPRLPARGRGRMEPGDVVSAMSPGVRPACGLPPTRCCVARTAPFSSPAGCEVVSDPVLSRPVGSLLSRELGKGFRAAGGGGHR, from the exons ATGGCAGCTGGAGGGGCCTCTCCAGAGGTGCCACTTGTGCTTCCCAGACTAGTGTGCCCCGCTGCTGGCCGTGGGCCAG GTCCCGGAGCGGCTCCACCCACCATGGACCCAGACCCCCAGGCAGGCGTACAGGTGGGCATGCGTGTGGTGCGCGGCGCAGACTGGAAGTGGGGCCAGCAGGATGGCGGTGAGGGCGGCGTGGGCACAGTGGTGGAGCTTGGCCGCCATGGCAGCCCCTCGACCCCTGACCGCACGGTAGTCGTGCAGTGGGACCACGGCACCCGCACCAACTACCGCGCAGGCTACCAGGGCGCGCACGACTTGCTGCTCTACGACAACGCGCAGATCG GCGTCCGCCACCCCAACATCATCTGCGACTGCTGTAAGAAGCACGGGCTGCGGGGCATGCGCTGGAAGTGCCGCGTCTGCTTCGACTACGACCTGTGCACGCAGTGCTACATGCACGACAGGCACGACCTGGCCCACGCCTTCGAGCGCTACGAGACGGCCCACTCCCGCCC ggtcaccctgagtccccgccagGGCCTCCCAAGGATCCCGTTGAGGGGCATCTTCCAAGGCGCGAAGGTGGTACGGGGCCCGGACTGGGAGTGGGGCTCGCAGGACG gaggggcagggaagccAGGCCGAGTGGTGGACATCCGTGGCTGGGATGTGGAGACAGGCCGGAGCGTGGCCAGTGTGACGTGGGCCGATGGCACCACCAATGTGTACCGTGTGGGCCACAAGGGCAAGGTGGACCTCAAGTGTGTGGGCGAGGCGGCTGGCGGCTTCTACTACAAGGAGCATCTCCCAAGGCTCG GCAAGCCGGCGGAGCTGCGGCGCAGGGTGAGTGCCGACGGCCAGCCTTTCCAGCACGGGGAcaaggttaagtgtctgctggaCACAGACATCCTGAGGGAGATGCAGGAAGGCCACGGCGGGTGGAACCCCCGGATGGCGGAG ACGGGCACTGTGCACCGCATCACGGACCGTGGGGATGTGCGCGTGCAGTTCGGCCGCGAGACGCGCTGGACCTTCCACCCTGGGGCTCTCACCAAG cacaACGCCTTCTGGGTGGGCGATGCGGTGCGGGTCATTGATGACCTTGACACCGTGAAGCGGCTGCAGGCCGGCCACGGCGAGTGGACAGATGACATGGCTCCT gCCCTGGGCCGCGTCGGGAAGGTGGTGAAGGTTTTCAGGGACGGGAACCTGCGCGTGGTGGTTGGCGGTCAGCCGTGGACCTTCAGCCCCTCTTGCCTGGTGGCCTACCGGCCCGAGGAGGACGCCAACCTGGATGTGGCCGAGCGTGCCAGGGAGAACAAAA GCTCCCTGAGCGTCGCCCTGGACAAGCTGCGAGCCCAGAAGAGTGATCCTGAGCACCCGGGGAGACTGGTGGTGGAGGTGGCCCTGGGCAGTATGGCCGGGGCCCTGGACCTGCTGAGGCGGCGCCCTGAGCAGGCAAGCTCCcgacgcccccccgcccccctgcggCCAGGCCCGGGGTTAGACCAGGGACTGACCCGGGGGCTCTCCCGGCAGGTGGACACCAAGAACCAGGGAAGGACGGCCCTGCAGGTGGCCGCCTACCTGGGCCAGGTGGAGCTGGTGCGGCTGCTGCTGCAGGCCCGGGCGGCCGCGGACCTGCCAGACGACGAGGGTAACACGGCGCTGCACTACGCCGCCCTGGG GAACCAGCCCGAGGCTGCCCGCCTGCTCCTGAGCTCCGGCTGCGGGGCCAATGCCCTGAATGGCACCCGGAGCACAGCCCTCCACGTGGCCGTGCAGAGGGGCTTCCTGGAGGTTGTGCGGGTCCTCTGTGAGCGCGGCTGTGACGTCAACCTGCCC GATGCCCACGCCAACACGCCTCTGCACTGTGCCATCTCGGCGGGTGCTGGCGCCAGCGGCATCGTGGAGGTCCTCACCGAGGTGCCGGGCATCGACGTCACCGCCACGAACAGCCAGGGCTTCACCCTGCTGCACCATGCGTCCCTCAAGGGCCACACGCT CGCTGTCCGGAGGCTTCTCGCTCGCGCACGCCAGCTGGTGGATGCCCAGAAGGACGACGGCTTCACGGCCTTGCACTTGGCCACCCTTAACAACCACCGGGAGGTGGCCCAGATTCTCATCCGCGAG gGCCGCTGTGACGTGAACGTCCGCAACCGGAAGCTCCAGTCCCCGCTGCACCTGGCCGTGCAGCAGGCCCACGCGGGGCTGGTGCCGCTGCTGGTGGACGCGGGCTGCAGCGTCAATGCCGAGGACGAGGAGGGGGACACGGCCTTGCACGTGGCGCTGCAGCGTCATCAGCTGCTGCCTCTGGTGGCCGATGGGGCTGGGGGGGACCCAGGGCCCTTACAGCTGCTGTCCAGG CTACAGGCCTCGGGCCTCCCGGGCAGCGAGGAGCTGACGGCGGGCGCGGCGATCGCCTGCTTCCTGGCGCTGGAGGGCGCCGACCTGAGCTACGCCAACCACCGCGGCCGGAGCCCGCTGGACCTGGCCGCCGAGGGCCGCGTGCTCAAGGCCCTGCAGGGCTGCGCGCAGCGCTTCCG GGAGCGGCACGCGGGCGGCAGCGGGGGCGCGGCCGCGGGCCCGAGGCTGGTGCTGGGCCCCCCCAACACCGTGACGAACCTGCACGTGGCCGCGCCGTCGGAGCCCGAGGCCGCCGAGTGCCTGGTGTGCTCGGAGCTGGCGCTGCTGGTGCTGTTCTCGCCGTGCCAGCACCGCACGGTGTGCGAGG AGTGCGCGCGCAGGATGAAGAAGTGCATCAGGTGCCAGGTGGCCATCGGCAAGAAGCTGCGCCCAG CCACATCCGCCTCGTGTTCCAGTGCGGCCACGGCGCGTGCGCACCCTGCGGCGCCGCGCTCAGCGCCTGCCCCATCTGCCGCCAGCCCATCCGCGACCGCATCCAGATCTTCGTGtagcccccccgccccgcgccccggccGCGCCCGCCGCCTTCCGGAGCCACGTCCCCCCGTCGCCTTCGCAAGCCCCCGCGCCGTGTTTTATAAAAAGATTCTCGGACTTTTCCGCTTGGTGCCTGCCTGGGGCGGactcggggcggggggcggggtgttGTCCGCCCCGGGGTCCCGCCCCGCCCCGTCGCTGCCCCCGCCCCGGGCTGGCCTGCGCGGCGCCCCCCTCCGCCCTGCGCTCCGGGCTCTGCGCCTTGGCCCGTGCCCCGCGCGTCCTGCCCTTTCTAGCGCTGACGCTTCCAGAGCCCCGCGCAGACCCCGTCCCGGGAGCCCGAGTCCTGTCCCCGGGCCGAGACGCAGGCCGCCTCCCAGGCTCCCGGCCCGGGGCCGCGGAAGGATGGAGCCTGGGGACGTGGTGTCCGCCATGAGTCCCGGTGTCCGCCCCGCTTGTGGGCTTCCCCCGACCCGCTGCTGCGTCGCCCGCACTGCCCCTTTCTCTTCCCCGGCGGGCTGTGAGGTGGTCTCTGACCCCGTTCTCTCCCGGCCAGTggggtccctgctaagcagggagttggggaaggggtttcgggcggcggggggtggggggcaccggTAG
- the MIB2 gene encoding E3 ubiquitin-protein ligase MIB2 isoform X6 → MAAGGASPEVPLVLPRLVCPAAGRGPGPGAAPPTMDPDPQAGVQVGMRVVRGADWKWGQQDGGEGGVGTVVELGRHGSPSTPDRTVVVQWDHGTRTNYRAGYQGAHDLLLYDNAQIGVRHPNIICDCCKKHGLRGMRWKCRVCFDYDLCTQCYMHDRHDLAHAFERYETAHSRPVTLSPRQGLPRIPLRGIFQGAKVVRGPDWEWGSQDGGAGKPGRVVDIRGWDVETGRSVASVTWADGTTNVYRVGHKGKVDLKCVGEAAGGFYYKEHLPRLGKPAELRRRVSADGQPFQHGDKVKCLLDTDILREMQEGHGGWNPRMAEFIGQTGTVHRITDRGDVRVQFGRETRWTFHPGALTKHNAFWVGDAVRVIDDLDTVKRLQAGHGEWTDDMAPALGRVGKVVKVFRDGNLRVVVGGQPWTFSPSCLVAYRPEEDANLDVAERARENKSARAGLGRPAGGGAALGSPLPGALPHLGSLSVALDKLRAQKSDPEHPGRLVVEVALGSMAGALDLLRRRPEQASSRRPPAPLRPGPGLDQGLTRGLSRQVDTKNQGRTALQVAAYLGQVELVRLLLQARAAADLPDDEGNTALHYAALGNQPEAARLLLSSGCGANALNGTRSTALHVAVQRGFLEVVRVLCERGCDVNLPDAHANTPLHCAISAGAGASGIVEVLTEVPGIDVTATNSQGFTLLHHASLKGHTLAVRRLLARARQLVDAQKDDGFTALHLATLNNHREVAQILIREGRCDVNVRNRKLQSPLHLAVQQAHAGLVPLLVDAGCSVNAEDEEGDTALHVALQRHQLLPLVADGAGGDPGPLQLLSRLQASGLPGSEELTAGAAIACFLALEGADLSYANHRGRSPLDLAAEGRVLKALQGCAQRFRERHAGGSGGAAAGPRLVLGPPNTVTNLHVAAPSEPEAAECLVCSELALLVLFSPCQHRTVCEECARRMKKCIRCQVAIGKKLRPDGTEVASATPAPGPPRQLVEELQSRYRQMEERITCPICIDSHIRLVFQCGHGACAPCGAALSACPICRQPIRDRIQIFV, encoded by the exons ATGGCAGCTGGAGGGGCCTCTCCAGAGGTGCCACTTGTGCTTCCCAGACTAGTGTGCCCCGCTGCTGGCCGTGGGCCAG GTCCCGGAGCGGCTCCACCCACCATGGACCCAGACCCCCAGGCAGGCGTACAGGTGGGCATGCGTGTGGTGCGCGGCGCAGACTGGAAGTGGGGCCAGCAGGATGGCGGTGAGGGCGGCGTGGGCACAGTGGTGGAGCTTGGCCGCCATGGCAGCCCCTCGACCCCTGACCGCACGGTAGTCGTGCAGTGGGACCACGGCACCCGCACCAACTACCGCGCAGGCTACCAGGGCGCGCACGACTTGCTGCTCTACGACAACGCGCAGATCG GCGTCCGCCACCCCAACATCATCTGCGACTGCTGTAAGAAGCACGGGCTGCGGGGCATGCGCTGGAAGTGCCGCGTCTGCTTCGACTACGACCTGTGCACGCAGTGCTACATGCACGACAGGCACGACCTGGCCCACGCCTTCGAGCGCTACGAGACGGCCCACTCCCGCCC ggtcaccctgagtccccgccagGGCCTCCCAAGGATCCCGTTGAGGGGCATCTTCCAAGGCGCGAAGGTGGTACGGGGCCCGGACTGGGAGTGGGGCTCGCAGGACG gaggggcagggaagccAGGCCGAGTGGTGGACATCCGTGGCTGGGATGTGGAGACAGGCCGGAGCGTGGCCAGTGTGACGTGGGCCGATGGCACCACCAATGTGTACCGTGTGGGCCACAAGGGCAAGGTGGACCTCAAGTGTGTGGGCGAGGCGGCTGGCGGCTTCTACTACAAGGAGCATCTCCCAAGGCTCG GCAAGCCGGCGGAGCTGCGGCGCAGGGTGAGTGCCGACGGCCAGCCTTTCCAGCACGGGGAcaaggttaagtgtctgctggaCACAGACATCCTGAGGGAGATGCAGGAAGGCCACGGCGGGTGGAACCCCCGGATGGCGGAG TTTATCGGACAGACGGGCACTGTGCACCGCATCACGGACCGTGGGGATGTGCGCGTGCAGTTCGGCCGCGAGACGCGCTGGACCTTCCACCCTGGGGCTCTCACCAAG cacaACGCCTTCTGGGTGGGCGATGCGGTGCGGGTCATTGATGACCTTGACACCGTGAAGCGGCTGCAGGCCGGCCACGGCGAGTGGACAGATGACATGGCTCCT gCCCTGGGCCGCGTCGGGAAGGTGGTGAAGGTTTTCAGGGACGGGAACCTGCGCGTGGTGGTTGGCGGTCAGCCGTGGACCTTCAGCCCCTCTTGCCTGGTGGCCTACCGGCCCGAGGAGGACGCCAACCTGGATGTGGCCGAGCGTGCCAGGGAGAACAAAAGTGCGCGAGCTGGGCTGGGGCGGCCGGCAGGAGGCGGGGCCGCCCTGGGCAGTCCCTTACCTGGAGCCCTGCCCCACCTAGGCTCCCTGAGCGTCGCCCTGGACAAGCTGCGAGCCCAGAAGAGTGATCCTGAGCACCCGGGGAGACTGGTGGTGGAGGTGGCCCTGGGCAGTATGGCCGGGGCCCTGGACCTGCTGAGGCGGCGCCCTGAGCAGGCAAGCTCCcgacgcccccccgcccccctgcggCCAGGCCCGGGGTTAGACCAGGGACTGACCCGGGGGCTCTCCCGGCAGGTGGACACCAAGAACCAGGGAAGGACGGCCCTGCAGGTGGCCGCCTACCTGGGCCAGGTGGAGCTGGTGCGGCTGCTGCTGCAGGCCCGGGCGGCCGCGGACCTGCCAGACGACGAGGGTAACACGGCGCTGCACTACGCCGCCCTGGG GAACCAGCCCGAGGCTGCCCGCCTGCTCCTGAGCTCCGGCTGCGGGGCCAATGCCCTGAATGGCACCCGGAGCACAGCCCTCCACGTGGCCGTGCAGAGGGGCTTCCTGGAGGTTGTGCGGGTCCTCTGTGAGCGCGGCTGTGACGTCAACCTGCCC GATGCCCACGCCAACACGCCTCTGCACTGTGCCATCTCGGCGGGTGCTGGCGCCAGCGGCATCGTGGAGGTCCTCACCGAGGTGCCGGGCATCGACGTCACCGCCACGAACAGCCAGGGCTTCACCCTGCTGCACCATGCGTCCCTCAAGGGCCACACGCT CGCTGTCCGGAGGCTTCTCGCTCGCGCACGCCAGCTGGTGGATGCCCAGAAGGACGACGGCTTCACGGCCTTGCACTTGGCCACCCTTAACAACCACCGGGAGGTGGCCCAGATTCTCATCCGCGAG gGCCGCTGTGACGTGAACGTCCGCAACCGGAAGCTCCAGTCCCCGCTGCACCTGGCCGTGCAGCAGGCCCACGCGGGGCTGGTGCCGCTGCTGGTGGACGCGGGCTGCAGCGTCAATGCCGAGGACGAGGAGGGGGACACGGCCTTGCACGTGGCGCTGCAGCGTCATCAGCTGCTGCCTCTGGTGGCCGATGGGGCTGGGGGGGACCCAGGGCCCTTACAGCTGCTGTCCAGG CTACAGGCCTCGGGCCTCCCGGGCAGCGAGGAGCTGACGGCGGGCGCGGCGATCGCCTGCTTCCTGGCGCTGGAGGGCGCCGACCTGAGCTACGCCAACCACCGCGGCCGGAGCCCGCTGGACCTGGCCGCCGAGGGCCGCGTGCTCAAGGCCCTGCAGGGCTGCGCGCAGCGCTTCCG GGAGCGGCACGCGGGCGGCAGCGGGGGCGCGGCCGCGGGCCCGAGGCTGGTGCTGGGCCCCCCCAACACCGTGACGAACCTGCACGTGGCCGCGCCGTCGGAGCCCGAGGCCGCCGAGTGCCTGGTGTGCTCGGAGCTGGCGCTGCTGGTGCTGTTCTCGCCGTGCCAGCACCGCACGGTGTGCGAGG AGTGCGCGCGCAGGATGAAGAAGTGCATCAGGTGCCAGGTGGCCATCGGCAAGAAGCTGCGCCCAG ACGGCACGGAGGTGGCCAGCGCGACCCCGGCGCCCGGCCCGCCGCGGCAGCTGGTGGAGGAGCTGCAGAGCCGCTACCGGCAGATGGAGGAGCGCATCACCTGCCCCATCTGCATCGACAGCCACATCCGCCTCGTGTTCCAGTGCGGCCACGGCGCGTGCGCACCCTGCGGCGCCGCGCTCAGCGCCTGCCCCATCTGCCGCCAGCCCATCCGCGACCGCATCCAGATCTTCGTGtag